The Methanolacinia petrolearia DSM 11571 genome has a segment encoding these proteins:
- a CDS encoding flavodoxin family protein: MKSLIVYHSETGNTRRVAEYIHEKTDSDIIELNPEKKYSRIGMYTSGIKRALMQQGDEIGISNIDLSNYDIVIIGTPVWGGHPTPVVNAGLGIIKEAKGKKAVAFATYRGSEGETLNILRKRLEDAGMNVLGAYGFSEKETEDSGKIDEMIKEAGL, translated from the coding sequence ATGAAAAGCCTGATCGTATATCATTCGGAGACAGGGAATACAAGAAGAGTCGCCGAATATATCCATGAAAAAACAGATTCTGACATAATCGAACTGAATCCGGAGAAAAAGTACTCCAGGATCGGAATGTACACATCCGGAATAAAGAGAGCACTGATGCAGCAGGGAGACGAGATTGGCATATCAAATATCGATCTCTCAAACTATGATATCGTCATCATAGGAACACCTGTATGGGGAGGTCACCCGACACCTGTGGTCAATGCAGGACTGGGCATAATCAAAGAAGCGAAAGGCAAAAAGGCCGTTGCATTTGCCACATACCGTGGTTCGGAAGGTGAAACCCTCAACATCCTCAGAAAAAGACTCGAAGACGCCGGGATGAATGTTCTTGGTGCATACGGTTTCAGCGAGAAGGAGACCGAAGACTCTGGAAAAATTGATGAGATGATTAAAGAGGCGGGGTTGTAA
- the purL gene encoding phosphoribosylformylglycinamidine synthase subunit PurL, whose protein sequence is MLSPCDEEYIEKKLGRKLTALEYACFENLWSEHCSYRSTKPLLRTLPTDGENVLLGPGDDAAIVKFSDDIALSIGMESHNHPSYVDPYDGAATGVGGIVRDIISMGSRPIALMDPLFFGEISGEKNRYIFEHVVAGIGDYGNCIGVPVVRGDLVFDKKYAGNPLVNVVCVGIVHPDKFLTARVKQPGSRLILYGSSTGRDGLGGASFASRDLSEDSEAEDRPAVQVGDPYTEKLLIEATLEIAETGKILSCRDLGAAGLAGASSEMSETFGARLYADRVHLREENMNEVEIFLAESQERMLVEVRPEDVAEITSIIEKYDLKWSDIGEVTEEKKYVISFNGEIVCDLPIDLLVGGAPEETWSGSSYNVTKEYTKPRTPLKELCLKVLSHPEIAKKDWVSRQYDHDVQLRSVSVGGGAACLKLGDAGLYLSCGCSPRQIFLKPYEGTANAVYENAANLAAMGAEPLCIVNCLNFASPVHDDVFWQISESVRGMGDMCRSLGVPVVGGNVSLYNESDEFGTQIPPTPCIGMVGKGDVKIYKPATAGQKLALIGKCKSGMGGSLLDEITGCGGEAPAIPDTSVLEQVRSLVNNGRVSSATDVSHGGLLAAVVSFAGTADLKLSGDPVETLFSESYGRFLVAVEDEKTLEGIEYEILGTAGGHALKIRFENEDLVLEKDEIESALDSTTKIMRY, encoded by the coding sequence ATGCTATCGCCCTGTGATGAGGAATATATTGAAAAGAAGCTCGGGAGGAAACTCACAGCTCTTGAATACGCATGTTTTGAAAACCTATGGAGTGAGCACTGCTCTTACCGCTCCACGAAGCCCCTGCTGAGGACGCTCCCGACCGACGGAGAAAACGTCCTCCTCGGCCCCGGGGACGATGCGGCAATCGTGAAATTTTCCGATGATATAGCACTTTCAATAGGGATGGAGTCGCACAATCATCCGAGTTACGTGGATCCTTACGACGGTGCCGCTACAGGGGTCGGAGGAATCGTCAGGGATATCATCTCGATGGGTTCAAGGCCGATCGCCCTTATGGACCCTCTTTTCTTTGGTGAGATCTCGGGCGAGAAGAACAGGTACATCTTCGAACATGTAGTTGCAGGTATCGGTGATTACGGAAACTGTATCGGTGTTCCTGTGGTTAGGGGAGACCTTGTCTTTGATAAAAAATATGCGGGGAATCCTCTTGTTAATGTTGTCTGCGTAGGAATCGTTCATCCTGATAAATTCCTTACCGCCCGCGTGAAGCAGCCGGGAAGCCGCCTGATTCTCTACGGGTCTTCGACAGGCAGGGACGGTCTCGGGGGAGCATCGTTTGCATCCCGCGATCTCTCCGAGGACTCGGAGGCCGAAGACAGGCCGGCAGTCCAGGTTGGCGACCCCTATACCGAAAAGCTGCTGATCGAGGCGACTCTTGAAATTGCCGAAACAGGAAAGATTCTCTCGTGCAGGGATCTTGGTGCAGCCGGGCTTGCAGGGGCATCTTCCGAGATGTCGGAGACATTCGGTGCAAGACTCTATGCCGACAGGGTTCACCTCCGCGAGGAGAACATGAACGAGGTCGAGATCTTCCTTGCCGAATCGCAGGAGAGAATGCTTGTCGAGGTCAGGCCCGAAGATGTGGCGGAGATTACATCGATAATTGAGAAGTACGATCTCAAATGGAGCGATATAGGTGAGGTCACCGAAGAGAAGAAGTACGTGATCTCATTCAACGGCGAGATCGTGTGCGATCTCCCGATCGATCTCCTTGTCGGCGGGGCGCCTGAGGAGACATGGTCCGGGAGTTCCTATAATGTTACGAAGGAGTATACTAAACCCAGGACTCCGCTTAAGGAACTTTGCCTGAAGGTCCTCTCTCACCCGGAGATCGCAAAGAAGGACTGGGTAAGCCGCCAGTATGATCATGATGTCCAGCTGAGATCTGTTTCTGTTGGAGGCGGTGCCGCATGCCTGAAACTCGGTGATGCAGGATTGTATCTTTCGTGCGGATGTTCTCCGAGGCAAATCTTCCTGAAGCCGTATGAGGGGACGGCCAATGCGGTGTATGAAAATGCCGCGAACCTTGCCGCGATGGGAGCAGAACCGCTCTGCATCGTGAACTGCCTGAATTTTGCAAGTCCGGTTCATGACGACGTGTTCTGGCAGATCAGCGAATCGGTCCGTGGCATGGGCGATATGTGTCGAAGCCTCGGAGTTCCTGTTGTCGGCGGTAACGTTTCCCTCTATAATGAGAGCGATGAATTCGGAACCCAGATCCCTCCGACTCCCTGCATCGGTATGGTCGGGAAAGGTGATGTGAAAATATACAAACCTGCGACTGCAGGGCAGAAGCTTGCTCTGATAGGGAAATGTAAAAGCGGCATGGGCGGTTCACTCCTTGATGAAATTACAGGATGTGGAGGAGAAGCCCCTGCTATTCCGGACACTTCCGTTTTGGAGCAGGTAAGGTCTCTTGTAAATAATGGCAGGGTTTCGTCTGCGACCGACGTCTCCCATGGTGGTCTTCTGGCCGCGGTCGTGTCCTTTGCCGGAACTGCCGACCTGAAACTTTCCGGCGATCCCGTTGAGACGCTCTTTTCAGAGAGTTACGGTCGCTTCCTTGTGGCCGTTGAGGATGAAAAAACTCTTGAGGGTATCGAATACGAGATTCTCGGAACTGCCGGCGGGCATGCGCTGAAGATCAGGTTTGAGAATGAAGATCTGGTTCTTGAAAAGGATGAGATTGAATCTGCACTGGATTCGACTACGAAGATAATGCGATACTGA
- the mptA gene encoding GTP cyclohydrolase MptA, whose product MDLPDTQSTLPEVRINLTRVGVKNVKKLIEVARPGKRPVIFISNFDVFVDLPSSLKGANMSRNFEVIDEVLQKAVEGEVKGIEDVCNSVARKLLDHHEYADRTEVLMTSTFMVRRETPVSKTECDEVVKVVASAVAKRNNGKPIIRKSIGAEVTGITACPCAQNIMKEIAQNKLAELGIEQEKIVEFLDAVPMATHNQRGQGFLSIEIDDDQWVDLEKIISVLKNSMSAKIYELLKRGDESHVVFSAHKNARFVEDCVREMAKSVLTEFDFLPGDSLITIRQTNEESIHQHDAYAERKATIAELRAEINESF is encoded by the coding sequence ATGGATCTCCCGGATACACAATCCACTTTACCAGAGGTTCGCATCAACCTGACAAGGGTTGGTGTGAAAAATGTCAAAAAGCTTATTGAAGTAGCAAGGCCTGGCAAGCGACCGGTAATTTTCATCTCTAATTTTGATGTCTTTGTAGATCTCCCGAGCAGTCTTAAGGGTGCGAACATGTCTCGCAACTTCGAGGTTATCGATGAGGTTCTCCAGAAGGCAGTCGAAGGAGAGGTAAAAGGCATCGAGGATGTCTGCAACTCGGTCGCACGAAAACTTCTCGACCACCATGAATATGCTGACAGAACAGAAGTCCTGATGACCAGCACCTTCATGGTAAGACGCGAGACTCCGGTGTCAAAGACAGAATGCGATGAGGTTGTCAAGGTAGTTGCAAGTGCGGTTGCGAAGCGCAACAACGGAAAACCGATTATCAGGAAGAGTATAGGGGCTGAGGTTACCGGAATCACGGCATGCCCTTGTGCACAGAACATCATGAAAGAGATCGCCCAGAATAAACTTGCCGAACTCGGAATCGAACAGGAAAAGATCGTCGAATTCCTTGATGCAGTGCCTATGGCGACCCACAACCAGAGGGGTCAGGGCTTCCTCAGCATTGAAATTGACGATGACCAGTGGGTCGATCTTGAAAAGATAATAAGCGTCCTGAAGAACTCGATGAGTGCAAAGATATACGAACTCCTGAAAAGAGGCGATGAAAGCCATGTTGTCTTTTCAGCACACAAGAATGCAAGGTTTGTGGAAGACTGCGTCAGGGAGATGGCGAAGAGCGTTCTGACAGAGTTTGATTTCCTTCCCGGAGATTCGCTTATAACGATTCGCCAGACAAACGAGGAGAGCATTCATCAGCACGATGCATATGCCGAGAGAAAGGCGACCATAGCTGAACTGAGAGCAGAGATCAACGAGTCGTTCTGA